The genomic DNA GAGCActttcatgttttatttctactgccCTTACATTATATAAATAGTCTACCTTTTTCTTACGTTTTCGGACCATGTTGTTAGCATTTTTCAAAGGAGCTGAAAATTCAAATACATCGCTTTGAGTCACGTAGTATCCACCTAATAAAACAATTGGATTATATTAGTTTAGAGTTCCCATTTAAACTGCTGGTATCAAAGTCATGCttaatgctaaacataaagacaaaaataatgaccatgaaggacctacatacattcaaccaagacaatgaggaaattgaaatagtaaacaAATTGCTGTACTTTGGATTAAACATCATTCAAAAggatactgcagtcaagaaatctgaagaagactaggaatgttAAAGGTAGttatgaaagaaccagaaaagatcctaaagagtaaagatatatgaCTGAGCAATAAAGTTAGacttgtacaagccattgtattcctcatgtacggatgcaagagctggacagtaaagaaagatgataagaagaaaatcaattcatttggtttgtggtgctggaaaaaagttgggatcaactcaaaggcaggtaacaacaacaatactcaaaccagtacaACTGGCTTGGCTCTGAGAATCCAGGAGTTAAATCAGATCACACAACTctaattgaaattttattttcctccCTCCACTGCAATCATGGTGCCAGTTTAAGTGGTGATCTCTGAAAAACTACTTTAAAGAATCAATATTTCATATCACTTGAAAGCGGGAGCATCACCCTTCCAGAGGGTACTGTTATAATGCTGTCTTACatagctttttttcttcttcagatagCACCTTGAACTAAAGGAAAGATGGCAATCAAAATTAGATGATTTCAGAGGTATGTTGCCTGCTACTAGTGTGATAAGGCCTTTTGACTCTGCAGTAGAAATCAATTTCCCCCCCAGGATTCACTTGTACCTTTGAATGTGCCAAAAAATCAAGTTTTTGTCTCTTTATGTCAAGTGCACATTTTGGATACTTTGGGACTAAATCCAATGGTAGTGCTATAATAGCTTTATTGAAATGCATGggaatgttaatataaattaacGTGAGTACAGTTTATTTCATTGGATCTGTTCTAGGTAAGACAATGCTAGATTTAGCCAAGGGGTGAACTAAGGGTAGCCTTGGGGAAgtccaaggctgtttttgcagttCACTATTGCTGCCGACTTCCCAAACAACCCTCCAGTTGTGGCAATCGAAGGCTGCAGAACGTCTTTACATTGTTCAACGCTTTCCAATGTCTGGttggttgtttgttttaaaaaaacagaaatggagTTTGAGCTactgacttttgaggatttgggCATTTTTAGGGATGTGTGAGGCCTCCAGGAGACCTCAAGAGCAGAACATTGGCTCCCAGATTTACTATAGTTGTCCACTTGTGATTTAGTTCtttgaagaaaaaattaaaagtgcATGTGGATCAGTATGAGAAACTAGTATGAAAATACATGCCTTCTTTTTGAATGTTTATTTATGTGATTTAATTTGAAAAGCAAATCAGATGCATAGTAGCCTTTTATACAATGATTTGCTTtacaaaatgtatacaaaaataaCCCAACATTGCATTACGTAATGAAGTATAAATTATTTAAGTACTGACTTACCCATTGTTCAAAGACTATGATGAACTTTAAGGATcatagaggtccaaaacacactgcagaaataatccagtttgagatagctttgactgccttggctcaatgctagggaattcttggaactgccgttttgtgagacatttagccttctctgtcagtgagatTTGGTGCcacacactacagttcccaggattccctagcactgaggcagggcagttaaagcggtctcaaattggattatttttgcagtgtgttttggacctaacatagcttagaaatacatttaaaataagttGAACAGTAGTGTGTGGACAGCAAAATTCAGTATATGTCAGGGTTTCTATATTACCTGATTTAATAACTTTATGCTGGGAAAAACATCAGAACATGCTGTGTCACTGACAGAAGAAACAGTACACCAAGATTATCCCTTTAAAAGGCCTGTACTGAATTTAGACATTTATGCAAAAGCAATGTATCCCTTTCATAGCTTCTGGCCCTTGCACTGACAAAAACCAAGGAGCTTTTTAAATCTTCTGAGGGCAAAACCATGCCTTGCCTTCCGCAACCACCATGGAAATGTAAGGTCTAATGCTGTAATGATTCAAGAGGGCAAGCCTTAGCATTGTAGTCTTTAAAAAGTAGGGCCCCCTTAAAATTATGAacatggggcctgaacagacaggccaaaataaagttgcttcaggtaactttggaggtatgctgtttaatgacacacacatcttaagaggccagaagctcttATGaccggagcacagctttggcgcagcttctggcctattaggatgcatgcatcatttaaacagcatacttccaaagggacccaaagcagctttattttggcctgtctgttcaggcccttgttACTCAGAGGTATAACCCTGGTCAACAGTGAATCAGTAGAGCTAATTCAAAATGTATAAGAAATCTCTCCAGTCCATGCCAGTTCTTCAACCTGAATATTCAGGGCCACAGAAATGATTACAGGCCCATTATAGCCAGGTGACaagatgtcctcaccgcaaaggagggcaaggcaccggAAAATGTAGGCCAGATGGAGGacatcacaaaataaaatataaatataaatccgtgctcaaaatggagattaAATGTAACCAGTGATAAGCAAACAAGCTATAACAGCAATATATGCAACAGCCTCTGCACTCTCTCCTCATACCAGTTCCTTTCCAGTTGCTGGAGACAGTGGGGCTTAAAGCGGCTGCCTGGCAGCCCCAGTCTTTGTTTGGTGGGCATGGCGGCCCAGCCATTATCCTTTTGGCTTTGGCCGCTTTCGGGGACTTGGCCTGCCTTCCCCTGGTTAGAGACGGGCTGAAACCTATTCCAGTTTTGTCAGCGTGCATCTTAGAAGTGGCTCCAGGCCCAAAGCATGGGCTCTTTTGTCCCTcgtgggatggagggaggatggCACACCCAGAGACCAGTCCATTAGGAATGGGAGAATGAGCTTTATTTTGGATGCAGGGCATGGTGTCTGCCAGGTCCGCTTTGCCCTCCTGCCTGAGGTGGCCACTGCTGTAATGAATCACGGTGCCACTGTGGTGGCTACCAAAACGGTTCACATAAACAATCCTGAACCTGTTTCGGCCAAAGCGGGAGCCACTAGCAGGCTTCATGGTGGCTGCGGCCTAGCAAGCCCTGCACTAGAGTTGAGAAGTGGGGCTTTCCCCTCATGAACCCAAGACAGAGGGAGGAGTTAGGGCTTAGCCAATAAACAAAGACGggcaaagaaggaggaagagggatgaCGAGAAAAATCACACTAGGTGATAAACAAAGCAAACACAAAGGTGGAAGAATGATCAATGTGTGTTTGTGACTCCCAAACTccggccttccaggtgttttggacttcagctcccagaatcccaggccattggATAAGATAactgaggcttctgggtgctgaagtccaaaagatctggaaggccagagtttgggaatcactgttgtaTTTGCTGACATCTGCAAGAACAGGACTGGcaaaaaattggaagaataaAGAGATCCCAACAGTAGAGCAATGGCTGATGAAACTAGTGGACATGCAAGAGTTACACACTTTGACAAACTGgttaaataaaaggaaaattaggaagacagaagaagaatggtCTCCAGTGGTCTTAAATTGCAAGAGAAGGCAGCAATATTAGATCAAATACTAGATTAATAGAAAGAGTTTAGATCTGACAAAGTTTGGTCAAAATAagttaaatcaaaataaataaaccagagatactttgatttgttttgtgtgggggttttgttgttgttgttgttgttaaagtggaTCTGAAGTCAAgatgaaatcagaaaaaaaatatgctTTTTCCCTATATTATAGATTACAGAAGTGTTGTATCATTTAATTTGCAGATAATAGGAACTTTAGtgtaaacaaagaaaatatcaaaACTGAAGATTTTGGAAAGGATTCAAATTactttgttatacagtgggcccatgttatccattgggatttggttccaggaccaaccgtggataacaaaatccatgcatgctcaagtcccattaaatacaatggcatggtaaaacattgccccttacataaaatggaaaatcaaggcttgctatttggaatttatagagTGTGCCTGAATTACTcattctgcagcagcagcagttaaATAAGCAGTTTGTTTCCTGGGAAAAAGACAAAGAGACAGGGAATTTAACATCAACACACTTCACTCTTGAAGCAGAAAGCTTgtagaggtccaaaacacactgcagaaataatccagtttgaaacagttctaactgccctggtttcatgctagggaattctgaggacttgatttgttagacatttagccttctctgtcagagagctctaatgccatgataaaccacaattcccaggattccacagcattgagaattggcagttaaagtggtatcacaccagattacttctgcagcatggatgcagccacagtcagccttctgtatccacagattctttatccacaaattcaaccatccacagcttgaaaatatttaacaagttagataaattccaaaaagcaaagcttgatttttgccattttatataagggaccacCATTTTAATATACCATtgcatatacagtcatccctccatatttgcagatttgatatttcACGGATTTCattgatatgttctctccaggaatatctaggtcctccagtgcaactctatggtcaactttaaaagttgcacggaaagaccatttgtagctactccagtgccattctatggtcagtgtatgttggacattgaccagagagttgcactgaaggacctagagatccctagagaggtgtcctctcaggtaaaaacagtgtttttgttatctgcggtttttccatattcacgggggtcttgttcccctaaccctagcgaatatggagggaccctgtataatgggatttgagcatccacatttcccagaggactttttcatctgctgcccccagactgtggaatgacctgctggaggagatatgacagctgaaaatgctgactgcttttaaaacagcattaactgactggcctacccagtcaattttaaataatgattttttagTTATCCATGTACTCTGTGACtgtgagtgtattttaatgattttatagtgttgtattttaactgtggggttatgtatttttaattgtgttttatatttcaaTATGTTGTGCCCCatctcaagccttgaggagagaggcaggaacaaaataaaatgcattattactgttattgttatttgttattttggtatccatggaaggtcctAGAAGCAAACCACAGCAAATACCAAGGTCCTATTGTATTTAAGTCAAGATTTGGCAGccatgtttttaaacagaagccgTTTCAACAACATGGAGAGGGACCTCCATGCACCAAGCCTATAAGAGTAGAAGCACATAGTCAACGACAGGAGTTTTCCTATGTGTTTCTCCCCCTCCTGCACCCACATCTCATCAATTCCAAACATCAGCATCTTCTTATAATAATCAGGATAAGAACAATATTAGACCCGTTTGGTCAATTGATCATATTCAGGCAGTTCTGTGGTAGCCATGGACCACTTATTCACTTATTCAGTGCTGCTATGCTGAAAAACTaacatgcttcccccccccccttgctactGCTTTAGAAACTCTGAAGAGGGCAAAACAAACTCAAATTCATCAACATGGAGTCCTCCCACCTTTGACTGTCTTCTGTCAAAAGTATTATATGCTCAAGAATACTTTGTAAATGCCAAGTATTATTAATAGTAGTGGTAAGTATGAGCAGAAGGTTCCCCACCTTTTTCAGTCTCCTGTCAAAGGTGGGGAACCTCCTGCTCTCATTTATATAGTATCATTACTATTAATAATACTTggtatttcaaaattatttttgagCATATAATACCTTTTCATACAGTAGTCACAATCCTGACCCTGAGCCAAGTCAGGAGAATGATTATTCCTATTTTGCTGATGAGATCTGGGCAAGAAGCTGAACCCAGGTGCCTGACAtaatggagattaccgcactagggtaaaagcgttccccaatgcgttctcacgggcgcgagcctggaacgtgatgagggtcagaacgctagtttaccgcacagcggaatgcTGCCGTCACCGCTGGGCGTTCCAAATGtcttcccaatgtgttccagggaggccatttctgggaacggttttgaaatggcctccctggaacacattgggaacacatttggaacgcccggcggtgACAGCAgcattccgctgtgcggtaaactagcgttctggccctcatcacgttccaggctcacgcccgtgagaacacattggggaacgcttttaccctagtgcggtaatctccacaGTTATTCTCTGTACATTGCATGAGGTAGAGCTGTTAATATGTAACACTTtacttatttcaaaatatttttgcaaatcTTCTTTAATCTGTTTGTATACTTATGCCTTGTGGCATTTGATA from Sceloporus undulatus isolate JIND9_A2432 ecotype Alabama chromosome 2, SceUnd_v1.1, whole genome shotgun sequence includes the following:
- the LOC121920234 gene encoding uncharacterized protein LOC121920234 isoform X1; protein product: MKPASGSRFGRNRFRIVYVNRFGSHHSGTVIHYSSGHLRQEGKADLADTMPCIQNKAHSPIPNGLVSGCAILPPSHEGQKSPCFGPGATSKMHADKTGIGFSPSLTRGRQAKSPKAAKAKRIMAGPPCPPNKDWGCQAAALSPTVSSNWKGTGGYYVTQSDVFEFSAPLKNANNMVRKRKKKSAVWCGVSKVISKMIEENGHFRDRLIHCSQLSSKRKDGTELEASCFEPCKKGGTGGRDINENAVNGASCIDTDEAIFGWV
- the LOC121920234 gene encoding uncharacterized protein C5orf47 homolog isoform X2, which encodes MKPASGSRFGRNRFRIVYVNRFGSHHSGTVIHYSSGHLRQEGKADLADTMPCIQNKAHSPIPNGLVSGCAILPPSHEGQKSPCFGPGATSKMHADKTGIGFSPSLTRGRQAKSPKAAKAKRIMAGPPCPPNKDWGCQAAALSPTVSSNWKGTGGYYVTQSDVFEFSAPLKNANNMVRKRKKKSAVWCGVSKVISKMIEENGHFRDRLIHCSQLSSKSRDINENAVNGASCIDTDEAIFGWV